The Penaeus monodon isolate SGIC_2016 chromosome 5, NSTDA_Pmon_1, whole genome shotgun sequence genome window below encodes:
- the LOC119572974 gene encoding ovochymase-2-like: MTSLPAEEKGVDIGTRGRQMAQSAVGSLRRRMCVADMGFRCVLLLLLVVLCLGKPAKRSANEALDEAQIRWAAAVGTSNNQASNKCPSGHECVAGSSCPVNNRRQNFVCLGQMVCCVMAQSSDRSRREAPPRRQNRPQKQRHFTRRPQRPQRLPPRPHARKEIIHYMDFYNDKYESVYGPILSPHAKEMLRNFRYSKECGVRHESPEMLARVSSGYLYDRGFTSYGEFPWHVALLVRERVFRRPQLYNLRPREDVRYKCGGSLIDDKHIVTAAHCVFGERVNRLKVHLGEWNLQGTTGELFPAVERNIASVHIHSGFNPATYAHDIALLKMSSPVDFSKTPHISPVCLPTKPFKDHKKCFIVGWGDDVYKPNFGSNILRSVSVLFTGDHDECRAKLFNSFKDNTLDSSFNLDEEHQKCIIGEYGKDACVGDGGGAVVCPLKNEDEPVSCKNYRCADTHYFIAGILSYGSPNCGESSTTIITDILQNKNWMNAITAQSY, encoded by the exons atgacgtcacttcctgcTGAGGAAAAAGGTGTTGATATTGGAACCCGAGGCCGGCAAATGGCTCAGTCGGCGGTTGGCTCTTTACGTAGGAGGATGTGCGTGGCAGATATGGGGTTCCGGTGCGTCTTGCTGCTGTTACTTGTAGTTCTTTGCCTTGGGAAACCGGCTAAGCGGTCTGCGAACGAAGCATTAGATGAAGCGCAGATTAGATGGGCGGCCGCAGTTGGAACGAGCAACAATCAGGCTTCAAATAAGTGCCCGAGCGGGCATGAGTGTGTCGCAGGAAGTTCATGCCCAGTAAACA ATCGCAGACAAAATTTTGTATGTTTGGGTCAAATGGTCTGTTGCGTCATGGCCCAGTCTTCAGATCGATCAAGACGTGAAGCTCCTCCAAG GAGACAGAATCGTCCTCAGAAACAACGCCATTTCACCAGGAGACCACAACGTCCACAAAGACTCCCACCTCGCCCACATGCTCGGAAGGAAATAATACACTATATGGACTTCTATAATGACAAATACGAGTCCGTCTACGGGCCTATCCTCTCTCCACATGCAAAAGAAATGCTGCGCAACTTCCGATACAGTAAG GAATGCGGTGTTCGACATGAGAGTCCGGAGATGCTGGCAAGGGTCTCTTCAGGATATCTGTATGACCGAGGTTTCACTAGCTACGGAGAGTTCCCATGGCAT GTGGCTTTACTAGTGAGAGAACGGGTCTTTCGAAGACCACAACTTTACAATCTGCGGCCGCGGGAGGATGTGCGGTACAAATGTGGAGGATCACTAATCGACGACAAACACATCGTCACAGCTGCTCATTGTGTTTTTG GCGAGAGAGTGAACAGGCTTAAAGTTCATCTTGGTGAGTGGAATCTCCAGGGCACCACTGGCGAGTTGTTCCCAGCTGTGGAGCGAAATATTGCAAGTGTGCACATACACAGTGG ATTCAACCCTGCTACATATGCCCATGACATAGCCCTGCTGAAGATGTCATCCCCAGTTGATTTTTCGAAGACTCCTCATATTAGCCCGGTTTGTTTACCTACAAAACCATTTAAAGACCACAAAAAGTGCTTCATTGTCGGCTGGGGAGATGACGTGTACAAG CCAAATTTCGGCAGCAATATCCTGCGGTCTGTCTCCGTCCTTTTCACTGGGGATCATGATGAATGCAGAGCGAAACTATTTAATTCCTTCAAGGATAATACCCTTGATTCATCCTTTAATCTAGACGAAGAGCATCAAAAGTGTATCATTGGTGAATATGGGAAGGATGCGTGTGTG GGCGACGGCGGTGGAGCAGTGGTATGCCCCCTGAAAAATGAGGATGAGCCGGTGTCATGTAAAAATTATCGGTGCGCAGATACACATTATTTCATAGCTGGCATTTTATCATATGGTTCGCCAAATTGTGGAGAGTCGTCTACCACTATCATCACGGACATATTACAAAACAAGAACTGGATGAATGCCATCACTGCTCAAAGTTATTAA